In Cicer arietinum cultivar CDC Frontier isolate Library 1 chromosome 7, Cicar.CDCFrontier_v2.0, whole genome shotgun sequence, a single window of DNA contains:
- the LOC101489351 gene encoding GATA transcription factor 18-like: protein MQGCCTCSQTHIIGTCTCAMFNSNYSMLFSNKPYNNQHDYEYFDDYSSYTSSSSSSSSSVDCTLSLGTPSTRLTEDQEKRTRRSSLSNFCWNNNNSSSHSKHNSQSQTKSNRGNNIANSNNDSLLARRCANCDTTSTPLWRNGPRGPKSLCNACGIRYKKEERRANAAVATSAATNGSIMESGHVYSNQNNSWYAHPQSQMFGIVDDSDGDSENGIPFLSWRLNTSLVHDYTR, encoded by the exons ATGCAAGGTTGTTGCACTTGCTCCCAAACTCACATCATTGGAACATGCACATGCGCTATGTTTAATTCCAATTACTCTATGCTTTTCTCCAACAAACCTTATAATAACCAACACGATTACGAATATTTTGACGACTACTCTTCCTATAcctcttcctcttcttcttcttcctcctctGTTGATTGCACTCTCTCTCTCGGTACTCCTTCCACGCGTTTAACTGAAGACCAAGAGAAACGAACCCGTCGTTCTTCCCTCTCCAATTTCTGctggaataataataattcttccTCCCACTCCAAACATAATTCCCAATCTCAAACCAAGTCTAACAGAGGAAACAATATTGCTAACTCCAACAATGATTCTCTTCTTGCTCGTCGTTGTGCAAACTGTGATACCACTTCTACACCTCTTTGGAGGAATGGTCCTCGTGGCCCAAAG TCGCTATGCAATGCATGTGGGATAAGATATAAGAAGGAAGAGAGAAGAGCAAACGCCGCCGTTGCCACGTCAGCAGCGACTAACGGAAGCATAATGGAGTCAGGACACGTGTACAGCAACCAGAACAATTCATGGTACGCACACCCTCAGAGCCAAATGTTTGGTATTGTGGACGATTCCGATGGAGATTCAGAGAATGGcattcctttcctttcttggaGACTCAACACTAGTCTCGTTCACGATTACACCAGATGA